In Sulfurihydrogenibium sp., the DNA window AATCATAATAATCAGTTATAACTCCAACTAAATCCAAATCGTCTTTCAGTATTAAATCTCTATTCTCTTGTTTTCTAATTACTTCAAATTTTTTAAAGTTTTTAGCGGTTTTAAATCCTTCTACTATTATTATATCAATCTTTGGGTCTATAGATTTTATTAAATCTTCCAGTGTATAGTCTTGGACTTTTTTAAAATGTGATATTTTGTTTGGAGATGCGATTATAACCTCTGTTGCTCCTGCATTGTAAATTCTATAACTGTCTTTTCCTTCTGTATCTGTTTTAGCTTTCCCTTTTGGGTCATGTTTAATGTATGCTACTTTTACACCTTCTTCAGATAGCATAGATACCACTTTTTCAATAAAGGTTGTTTTACCACTATTATGGGCACCTGCTATAACTATTACGTTTCTATCCATGGGTATGTTTTATTAGAGTATATATTGTCTTTTTTAGATTTTTTCTATCCACTACCATATCTATCTGTCCTTTTTCTAATAAAAACTCTGCTCGTTGAAAGCCTTCCGGGAGCTGTTGTCTTATAGTTTGTTCTATAACTCTTGGACCGGCAAATCCTATTAAACTTTCCGGTTCTGCTATTATTATATCTCCAAGAAATGCAAAGCTTGCGGAAACACCGCCCATTGTCGGGTCTGTTAAAACAGAAATATATAAAATCCCTGCTTTATTTAATCTAT includes these proteins:
- the mobB gene encoding molybdopterin-guanine dinucleotide biosynthesis protein B, producing the protein MDRNVIVIAGAHNSGKTTFIEKVVSMLSEEGVKVAYIKHDPKGKAKTDTEGKDSYRIYNAGATEVIIASPNKISHFKKVQDYTLEDLIKSIDPKIDIIIVEGFKTAKNFKKFEVIRKQENRDLILKDDLDLVGVITDYYDFPLRFDINNPKEFIDYLKSSILEAK